The Microlunatus soli genome contains the following window.
CGGCCTGGACGTACATCCAGTTGTCCTCGGCCTTCCAGTTGGTCGCCAGGTCGACGCCGACATTCGACGGGCCGAGCCGGGAATAGATCTGGTCGTAGTTGCCGTGGCCGGACTGGAACATGTTGAAGTCCAGCCAGGACTCGTTGTTGAACCAGGTGGAGGAGGAGAAGCGACCGTTGGGATGGAACGTCATCAGATGATCGGGATCCTCGGCCCGGATCGCCGTGGCCAGGTTCTGCCAGACCTCGGTCTTCTCGGTGCCCATCGCGTCGCCGCCGTTCAGCCAGACGATGTTGGGGTAGCTCTTGTACCGCGCCGCCAACCACTGGCCGTACCAGGTGGCGTCCTCGGCGGTCAGGTAACCGCCCTTGACGAACTGCCGCCAGACCGCGTCCATCCCCAGATAGATGCCGTGCCTGGCCGCCTCGTCGAGCATCGCGGTGACGTGCTTCCAGTAGGGCGGATTGGGCTTGCGGACGTTGCCGCCGATGAACGCCTTGTCGCCGTAGTAGTTGACGAAATCGGGGCTGGCCGGGATGACCTGCAGCAGCACGACGTTGAACTGCTTGTCCTGGCGGTTGCCGAAGTAGCGCGGCAGTTCCTGACGGTTGAGCTTGTGCAGCAGCCAGGCGGTGTCGGCCGTCCAGAAGAACGGGGTGCCGTTCTGATGCTGCAGATAGCGGCTGTTCTCCGACACCTGCAGCTTGCCGTTCTGCCACGGCCCGGGCAGGTTCGCGGCCGCGTCGCCGCCGGTGTCCGCGGCCGCAGACGTCGTGCTGGCGGTGGCGGCTCCGACTCCGGTCACCACGCTCGCGGCGAGCACGCGCCGACGCGAGATCCCGGTGCCCGGCGCGGGGCTGGTCGATGAAGATTCGTCCGACATGGTTCCTCCGTGACTCTGATCTGCTCTGATCGAGGCCCGCCGGGCCCGGCAGCGGCAGATGTTGGACCAGTTGACATGTGCGGCGCGCTGCTGGGAGCCCTCCGAAGCGGGTATTCAAGCGGTCCTGCGTGGATATGCGTGTTCAGCATAGCGTGTTGCCCGGCGGCCGGCCGAGCCGGTCATCGGCCGGCGTCTATTCTGCGCGGGACGGGCAACGAGGTTTGCCGGTCGGTGCGTGGACCAGGGCGAGGGGTGGATCAGTGGAATTGTCGCGGGAACGGGATCTGTCCGGCGATGTCGAGACGGCAGCCCGGGCCCTGCTGGGCTGCCTGATCCGGCGCGGCCCGGTGGCGGTCCGGATCGCCGAGGTGGAGGCGTACGACGGTCCGACCGATCCGGCAGCCCATACCCACAACGGAAAGACCGACCGCAACTGGGTGATGTTCGGCCCGGCCGGACACCTGTACGTCTACTTCAGCTACGGCATGCATCACGCCGCCAACGTGTCGGCCGGGCCGGTCGGCCGCGGTAGCGGTGTGTTGTTGAGGTCCGGCGAGGTGGTCGACGGCATCGGGATCGCCCGCGATCGTCGGGGCCCGAGGATCAGTGATCGTGATCTTGCTCGTGGCCCGGGCCGGCTGACCCAGGCGCTCGGCATCACCCGACCCGACAACGGCACCGACCTGCTCGCCGCCGGTCCGGAGCCGACCATCACGCTGACCGCCTCGGAGTCTCCGGTGATCAAGATCAACACCGGCCCTCGGGTAGGGATCACCAAGGCGGTAGACAAACCCTGGCGGTTCTGGATCGCCGACGACCCGTACGTCTCCGACTATCGGCCCGGAGTGATCAGAGCTCGGTCAGCGAAGACATCAGCGTCGGAATGAATTCCGCCACCGTCGGATGGATCGGCAGCGCATCGCGCAGTTGCGGGTAGCGCACCCCGGCCTGCATCGCCAGTCCGAGCTGCTGGACAAGATCATCTCCGTGCATCCCGAAGAAGGTGGCGCCGAGCACCTCCTCGGTGTCGCCGTCCACCAACACCCGCATCAACCCGATCGTCTCGCTGTCCAACACCGCGCGACTGACACTCGACATCGGCACCTCGGCCTGCAGCACCCGCCGCCCCGACGACCTGGCCTCGGCTTGCGTCATCCCGACCCTGCCCAGCGGCGGGTCGGTGAACATCGCGTACGCGGTGATCCGGCCGTCGACCGTACGCTCCGGATCGAGCAGGATCTGGCTGTCCTGGTAGGCGGTGTGGGTGAAAGCGCCGTGTCCGTTGATGTCCCCGAGCGCCCAGACGCCGGGCACCGAGGTGGCGAACCGGGAGTCGATGGCGATGAAACCCCGGTCGTCGATCTCGAGCCCGTGGTCCTCGCCGAGCAGATCGATGTTGGGCCGTCGACCGGCCGCGATCAACAGCTGGCTGCCGGTCACGATGCTGCCGTCGTCGCAGCTGACCGAGATCCGATCGCCGTCCCGGGCGACCTTCTCGGCCCGGGCCTCGACGACCCGTACGCCTTCGCCGGTCAGCAGGTCCTTGATCGCCGACGACACGTCCGGATCCTCGCGCGGCGCGATCGAACCGATGATCGTCACCCGGGAGCCGAACCGGCCGAACATCTGGCCGAACTCGCAGCCGATGTAGCTGCCGCCGATCACGATCAACTCGGCGGGGAGTTCGGTCAGTTGCAGCAACTCCACCTCGGTCAGATGGTCGACCTCGTCGAGACCGGGGATCGGCGGAACCGCCGCCCGCGCGCCGAGATCGAGATACACCTCCGGGGTGCTGAGTTCCCGGTCGCCGGCGATGACCCGATGATCACCGGTGGTGGAGCTGATCAGTCGCGCGGTCTGATGGATCACTTCCAGGCTCGGTAACGAGTCCAGCCAGTCCGACAGCCCGGACCGCATCGAGTCGATCATGGTATGCATCCGCTGCATGACGGCCGGGAAGTCGACCCGCACCTCACCGGTCCGGACGCCGAAGTCGGCCGCTCGGCGGGCGCTGTGCGCGGCCACCGCGCTGGCCCGCAATGCCTTGGTCGGACGGCAGCCATGATTGAGGCAGGTGCCGCCGACCTGTTCGTACTCGATGAGGGCGACCTTCCGGCCGTTGCCGGCGAGTTCCCCCGCCACACCCGGCCCGGCCTGGCCGGCGCCGATCACGATCGCGTCGAAGCGTTCCATGCGGTCACTCTAATGTCGTGAGTCGCAGCAACGGGCGGGAAGCGCTGTCCCGACATCACCGGTCACAAGAACCACTTGAGTTGCACGCGGGTGAGCGTTGACCACGATCCAGCAGGAATGTCAATGAGTTCCATCGGCGGATGTGAATAGTTCTTTGTCCGGTGTCAGTACCCGGACGTAACCTGAAAGTGTGCTCGGCCCCGTGATTGCTGGATTAGGCCTGCTGGCCTTGGGGACCGTGATCGGCCTGACGTTGTTGATCATGGTCCGATTCGGCATAGCCGCTCGGCGGTTGGACCGGGCGATCAGTGAGCTCACCGGCGGACGCCTTCGACACCCGGTCGAGCAACGGCTGGAGCACCGTCGCAACATCAAGGCCCTGAAAAATCAGTGTGGGATCCCGATCGAGCGACTCAGCTTCGACCTGCGACGGCTGCGCGAATTGATCGCGCACAGCCACGGTTCGGCGACCCAGCAGTCCGCGCTGCGACAGGCCTACGACGGCGTCCTGATGGACACCTGCAGGATGCTCGACGTGCCGCACGAGCTCGATCGTCCGACCGCCGGCCTGGAACGCGACATCGAACGGGTCCGGGTCGAGGCAGTGCTGGAGTCCCGCGGCATCGTGCTGAGCCGAGGTCATCGCCGGGATCAGAACGCGGACCACTGACCCCGGGACACCGGCGTAGTGCATCGTCCGCGATCCCTGCTGGTGAAGGAATAGAAGTCGTAACGGCCGTGTTACGATTGGTGAGCCTTTCGACAGTGAGGTCCCTAGGTCTCACCCATCACCATCAGGCACCGATCCCCAGCCAGGAACGACGTTCGCGTCCGCCGGTGCCGACGTCGAAAGAAAGCAGGAACCCGCATGTCCCGCCTCGGTAAGGCCATCCGCCGCCGTGAGGTCGCTCGTAGCCGCCGCGCTCTTGATCGCGCGATCGCTAATGCCCCCACTCCCGCAATGCGTGACGAGTTGATCATCGTCGCCCAGCGCGACGGACTGTTCCGCTCGGTCCGCTGACCGGCGGCTCTCGCAAACCCAAGGCTCCTGCACTTCGGTGTGGGAGCCTTTTGCTGCCCCCAGCAGCCGTGGATCCCTTTGTAGGCGAGGATGCAGTGATGATGACCGACCGGGACGTCGATGAGGTGCTGCGTCGCGCCCATGACGAGGAATGGGCCCGTGTAGTGGCGGCCCTGGCCGGCCGCTTCGGCGATCTCGACCTCGCCGAGGAAGCCGCGTCCGAGGCCTTCGTCACCGCGGTGGAGCGGTGGCCGACGGACGGCGTACCGGCCAATCCCGGCGGCTGGCTGACCACCACCGCGACCCGCAAGGCGATCGATCGGATCCGGCGCGAGGGTCAGCGCCACGCCAAGCATCAGGCGGCGTTGTTGTTGTCCGACGACTCGCCTGCCGAG
Protein-coding sequences here:
- a CDS encoding glycoside hydrolase family 140 protein, whose translation is MSDESSSTSPAPGTGISRRRVLAASVVTGVGAATASTTSAAADTGGDAAANLPGPWQNGKLQVSENSRYLQHQNGTPFFWTADTAWLLHKLNRQELPRYFGNRQDKQFNVVLLQVIPASPDFVNYYGDKAFIGGNVRKPNPPYWKHVTAMLDEAARHGIYLGMDAVWRQFVKGGYLTAEDATWYGQWLAARYKSYPNIVWLNGGDAMGTEKTEVWQNLATAIRAEDPDHLMTFHPNGRFSSSTWFNNESWLDFNMFQSGHGNYDQIYSRLGPSNVGVDLATNWKAEDNWMYVQADYGYYPAKPTLDGEPSYEHIHQGIYDFNLPFWNDADVRRYAYWSVFGGSCGHTYGNGGVMPMHVETDPPVNGYDVAELWYETMDDPGAGQLRHLQDLMLSRPYFKRIPDPTVIDGNPGHQHDRVLTTRGEDYLFAYIHTGRAFSLKLGHISGDQVTAWWYDPRTGKASSIGKITNIGTHTFDPPGKIKDGNDWVLVLDDSSKGFGKPGESAYKN
- a CDS encoding DNA-3-methyladenine glycosylase; this encodes MELSRERDLSGDVETAARALLGCLIRRGPVAVRIAEVEAYDGPTDPAAHTHNGKTDRNWVMFGPAGHLYVYFSYGMHHAANVSAGPVGRGSGVLLRSGEVVDGIGIARDRRGPRISDRDLARGPGRLTQALGITRPDNGTDLLAAGPEPTITLTASESPVIKINTGPRVGITKAVDKPWRFWIADDPYVSDYRPGVIRARSAKTSASE
- a CDS encoding mercuric reductase; translated protein: MERFDAIVIGAGQAGPGVAGELAGNGRKVALIEYEQVGGTCLNHGCRPTKALRASAVAAHSARRAADFGVRTGEVRVDFPAVMQRMHTMIDSMRSGLSDWLDSLPSLEVIHQTARLISSTTGDHRVIAGDRELSTPEVYLDLGARAAVPPIPGLDEVDHLTEVELLQLTELPAELIVIGGSYIGCEFGQMFGRFGSRVTIIGSIAPREDPDVSSAIKDLLTGEGVRVVEARAEKVARDGDRISVSCDDGSIVTGSQLLIAAGRRPNIDLLGEDHGLEIDDRGFIAIDSRFATSVPGVWALGDINGHGAFTHTAYQDSQILLDPERTVDGRITAYAMFTDPPLGRVGMTQAEARSSGRRVLQAEVPMSSVSRAVLDSETIGLMRVLVDGDTEEVLGATFFGMHGDDLVQQLGLAMQAGVRYPQLRDALPIHPTVAEFIPTLMSSLTEL